From Pseudodesulfovibrio sp. JC047, one genomic window encodes:
- the hmcD gene encoding sulfate respiration complex protein HmcD yields MEFFTLQDYYTFTKGTVYLIMGGILVGVTLYWQFLMGGNKKDD; encoded by the coding sequence ATGGAATTCTTTACATTACAGGATTATTACACCTTCACCAAGGGCACTGTGTATCTCATCATGGGCGGAATTCTGGTCGGGGTCACTCTCTACTGGCAGTTCCTCATGGGTGGAAACAAAAAGGACGACTAG
- the hmcE gene encoding sulfate respiration complex protein HmcE, which yields MYDFLTGPMLWVTFLVSFGGLIVRAVMYVKGLSWQLDRVAYRPNMRYGLRGGFRSILAFIIPFKARLWRVRPGFTLIFFAFHIGLLVTPIFLEAHNVMLRDAFGFSLPTLPTLVADMLAWICLAGGLFLILRRIAFPEVRILTTFYDYLLLVITVMPFVTGLIARYEMGEYNFWLMAHIISAEIWLLCLSFTKLSHAVLFFMSRMQLGMDYGIKRGGMKGSDMSW from the coding sequence ATGTACGATTTCCTGACAGGGCCGATGCTCTGGGTGACGTTTCTCGTCAGCTTTGGCGGCCTGATCGTTCGCGCCGTCATGTATGTCAAGGGCCTGAGCTGGCAGCTTGACAGAGTGGCCTACCGTCCCAACATGCGCTACGGGCTGCGAGGTGGATTCCGTTCCATTTTGGCCTTTATCATTCCGTTCAAGGCCAGACTGTGGCGGGTACGCCCCGGCTTTACCCTCATATTCTTTGCCTTTCACATCGGGCTGCTTGTCACCCCGATCTTTTTGGAAGCACACAACGTGATGTTGCGGGATGCGTTTGGATTCAGCCTGCCCACGTTGCCCACATTGGTGGCGGACATGTTGGCTTGGATCTGTTTGGCCGGTGGTCTGTTCCTGATTTTGCGTCGAATCGCGTTCCCCGAGGTTCGCATTCTGACGACCTTCTATGACTATCTGTTGCTGGTCATTACGGTCATGCCTTTCGTGACCGGACTGATCGCACGCTACGAGATGGGTGAGTACAACTTCTGGCTGATGGCTCATATCATCAGTGCGGAAATCTGGTTGCTCTGTCTGTCTTTCACCAAGCTCAGTCACGCAGTCCTGTTCTTCATGTCCCGTATGCAGTTGGGCATGGATTACGGCATCAAGCGTGGTGGCATGAAAGGCTCGGACATGTCCTGGTAA